A genomic window from Erwinia sp. SLM-02 includes:
- a CDS encoding aminotransferase-like domain-containing protein — translation MSITEPQATLYHNLAETLAAAIQQGTFMPGSRLPAIRRCAASHQVSVNTVLTAYGILEDRGLIEARPQSGYYVRDALPSLTYQSPPRSSVRSPGSKKLDLIDAVFAAQNHADYTNISLACPQNSDFFPTAKISRIMASLLRREPELIGRYALPPGSLRLRREIARRSMDLGIRISTDDVTLTHGCMEALQLALRAVTRPGDCVGLETPTYFYLFPLIASLGLNVLEIPTDPQHGLSLDALELMLQERRIQAIIAMPNAQNPLGSSMTLEGKKRLARLVNQYEVPLLEDGLYAELQFCWPLTPAVKAFDENGWVLYCSSFTKTVAPDFHLGWIAAGRFSQELARLKSVSSLAESRLLSETLGIFLESGGYDHHLRSLRRRYAAQLEEARGIIARHFPHGTRATRPSGGFVFWVELPGNIDSVELFHRLLQEKICLTPGALYTLSERCNHALRLSCCYPFNERYIWALQRTGAVACEMSGIAAGVA, via the coding sequence GTGTCCATTACTGAACCGCAGGCAACGCTGTACCACAATCTGGCCGAGACGCTGGCCGCCGCGATCCAGCAGGGTACGTTTATGCCCGGCAGCCGCCTGCCCGCCATTCGTCGCTGCGCAGCCAGCCACCAGGTCAGCGTTAATACCGTGCTGACCGCCTACGGCATCCTGGAGGATCGCGGCCTGATTGAGGCGCGGCCGCAGTCCGGTTACTACGTGCGTGATGCACTCCCCTCACTGACCTACCAGTCTCCGCCGCGCAGCAGCGTCCGCTCGCCGGGGAGTAAAAAACTCGACCTTATCGACGCCGTTTTTGCCGCTCAAAACCACGCCGACTACACCAATATCTCGCTGGCCTGCCCGCAGAACAGCGATTTTTTCCCGACGGCAAAAATCAGCCGCATTATGGCCTCTCTGCTGCGCCGCGAACCCGAGCTGATTGGCCGCTATGCCCTGCCGCCGGGCAGCCTGCGCCTGCGCCGTGAAATCGCCCGCCGCTCGATGGATTTAGGCATCCGCATCAGTACGGACGACGTGACGCTGACTCACGGCTGCATGGAAGCTCTTCAGCTGGCGCTACGCGCGGTCACCCGGCCCGGCGACTGCGTTGGCCTGGAAACACCGACCTATTTTTACCTCTTCCCACTGATTGCCAGCCTGGGGCTAAATGTGCTGGAGATCCCCACCGACCCGCAGCACGGCCTGTCGCTGGATGCGCTGGAGCTGATGCTGCAGGAGCGGCGCATTCAGGCAATTATCGCCATGCCAAACGCGCAGAATCCGCTGGGCAGCAGTATGACGCTGGAGGGGAAAAAGCGGCTGGCGCGGCTGGTGAATCAGTACGAGGTGCCGCTGCTGGAAGATGGCCTGTATGCGGAGCTGCAGTTCTGCTGGCCGCTGACGCCCGCGGTCAAAGCCTTTGATGAAAACGGCTGGGTGCTGTACTGCAGCAGCTTTACCAAGACCGTAGCCCCCGATTTTCACCTCGGCTGGATTGCCGCCGGGCGCTTTAGCCAGGAACTGGCCCGGCTGAAATCCGTTTCCTCGCTGGCCGAATCGCGCCTGCTGTCGGAAACGCTGGGGATCTTTCTGGAATCCGGCGGCTACGATCACCACTTGCGCTCGCTGCGCCGCCGCTACGCCGCCCAGCTGGAAGAAGCGCGTGGCATTATCGCCCGCCATTTCCCGCACGGAACGCGCGCCACCCGCCCCAGCGGAGGGTTTGTCTTTTGGGTTGAACTGCCCGGCAATATCGACAGCGTTGAGCTGTTCCACCGGCTGCTGCAGGAGAAAATCTGCCTGACGCCCGGTGCACTTTACACCCTGAGCGAGCGCTGTAATCACGCCCTGCGCCTCTCCTGCTGTTACCCCTTTAATGAGCGCTACATCTGGGCACTTCAGCGCACCGGTGCCGTGGCCTGTGAAATGAGCGGTATTGCCGCTGGCGTGGCGTAA
- the pfkA gene encoding 6-phosphofructokinase has translation MIKKIGVLTSGGDAPGMNAAIRGVVRAALSEGLEVFGIYDGYLGLYEDRMVNLDRYSVSDMINRGGTFLGSARFPDFRKDEVRAVAIENMRKRGIDALVVIGGDGSYMGAKRLTEMGFPCIGLPGTIDNDVAGTDYTIGYFTALETVVEAIDRLRDTSSSHQRISIVEVMGRYCGDLTLAAAIAGGCEFIVLPETPYTREELLAEIKAGIAKGKKHAIVAITEHICDVDELAKYIEVETKRETRATVLGHIQRGGAPVAYDRILASRMGAYSIELLLQGYGGRCVGIQNEKMVHHDIVDAIENMKRPFKGDWLETAKKLY, from the coding sequence ATGATCAAGAAAATCGGTGTACTGACAAGCGGCGGCGACGCCCCAGGTATGAACGCTGCAATCCGCGGCGTCGTGCGCGCGGCGCTGAGTGAAGGACTGGAAGTTTTTGGTATTTATGACGGCTATCTGGGCCTGTATGAAGATCGCATGGTCAATCTGGATCGCTACAGCGTTTCCGACATGATTAACCGCGGCGGTACGTTCCTTGGATCTGCACGTTTCCCGGATTTCCGTAAAGACGAAGTGCGTGCGGTTGCCATTGAGAATATGAGAAAGCGCGGTATTGATGCGCTGGTGGTCATCGGCGGTGACGGCTCCTACATGGGTGCCAAGCGTCTGACCGAAATGGGCTTCCCGTGCATCGGCCTGCCGGGCACGATCGATAACGACGTTGCCGGTACCGACTACACCATCGGTTATTTCACCGCGCTGGAAACCGTGGTGGAAGCCATCGACCGCCTGCGTGATACCTCCTCTTCACATCAGCGTATTTCTATCGTTGAGGTGATGGGCCGCTACTGTGGCGATCTGACCCTGGCCGCGGCGATTGCCGGTGGCTGTGAGTTTATCGTGCTGCCGGAAACCCCTTATACCCGTGAAGAGCTGCTGGCGGAGATCAAAGCCGGTATCGCTAAGGGTAAAAAGCACGCGATTGTGGCGATTACCGAGCACATCTGCGATGTGGATGAGCTGGCGAAGTACATCGAAGTTGAAACCAAGCGCGAAACCCGTGCAACGGTGCTGGGCCATATCCAGCGCGGCGGCGCACCGGTCGCCTATGACCGTATTCTCGCTTCCCGCATGGGCGCCTACTCCATTGAACTGCTGCTGCAGGGCTACGGCGGTCGCTGCGTGGGTATTCAGAACGAGAAAATGGTTCACCATGACATCGTCGATGCGATTGAAAACATGAAGCGTCCGTTCAAGGGCGACTGGCTGGAAACGGCCAAAAAGCTTTACTGA
- a CDS encoding LysR family transcriptional regulator, with protein MDKIHTMKVFVRVAEMQSFTRAADSLGLPKGSLSRQIQALENSLGSRLLHRTTRRVQLTQDGQIYYERCRDVLATLEEMDSMFQHDPATLSGRLRVDMPVSLASGYLIPLLPEFLQHYPGIELELSSSDRRVDVVREGFDCVVRVGVLEDSGLVARPLGHLPLINCASPDYLARFGTPESLKDLSQHAMVHYSQQLGIQAGGFEYFDGKTTTLIKTGGAVTVNSTETYRSACLAGLGIIQVPRVGVQSALKEKKLVEILPHFPACPMQLSLLWPHRRNQARRVQVFIEWLSQALKRYVA; from the coding sequence ATGGATAAAATACACACAATGAAAGTGTTTGTACGCGTGGCGGAAATGCAGAGTTTTACCCGGGCCGCGGACAGCCTTGGGCTACCCAAAGGCAGCCTGTCACGCCAGATTCAGGCGCTGGAAAACAGTCTTGGTTCGCGCCTGCTGCACCGGACAACGCGGCGGGTACAGCTGACCCAGGACGGTCAGATTTACTATGAGCGCTGCCGTGATGTGCTGGCCACGCTGGAGGAAATGGACTCGATGTTCCAGCACGATCCGGCCACGCTCAGCGGACGGCTGCGGGTGGACATGCCGGTCAGCCTGGCCAGCGGCTATCTGATCCCGCTATTGCCCGAATTTCTTCAGCACTATCCGGGGATTGAACTGGAGCTGAGCAGCAGCGATCGCCGGGTGGATGTGGTGCGGGAGGGCTTCGACTGCGTGGTACGCGTGGGTGTATTAGAAGATTCCGGGCTGGTCGCGCGGCCGCTGGGCCATCTTCCGCTGATTAACTGTGCCAGCCCTGACTATCTGGCGCGCTTCGGTACGCCGGAATCGCTGAAGGACCTTTCCCAGCATGCCATGGTGCATTACAGCCAGCAGCTCGGCATTCAGGCCGGCGGTTTTGAATATTTTGATGGTAAAACCACCACCCTGATTAAAACCGGCGGGGCGGTCACCGTGAACAGTACGGAAACCTATCGCTCGGCCTGCCTGGCCGGCCTGGGCATTATTCAGGTACCGCGCGTGGGCGTGCAGAGCGCGCTGAAAGAAAAAAAACTGGTCGAGATTTTGCCCCATTTCCCGGCCTGTCCGATGCAGCTGTCGCTGCTCTGGCCGCATCGGCGGAATCAGGCGCGACGGGTTCAGGTGTTCATTGAATGGCTGAGCCAGGCGCTGAAACGCTACGTTGCCTGA
- a CDS encoding sulfate ABC transporter substrate-binding protein encodes MKKWSVGITLLLASTSVLAKDIQLLNVSYDPTRELYEQYNKAFSAHYKQETGDNVVIRQSHGGSGKQATSVINGIKADVVTLALASDVDAIAERGRIDKNWIKRLPDNSAPYTSTIVFLVRKGNPKQIHDWPDLIKPGVSVITPNPKTSGGARWNYLAAWGWALDQNNGDQAKAQEYVKSLFKNVEVQDSGARGATNTFVERGIGDVLIAWENEAYLAVNKLGKDQFEIITPSESILAEPTVSVVDKVVDERDTRKVADEYLKYLYSPEGQTIAAQNFYRPRDEAVAKKFASTFQPVKLFTIDGKFGGWTAAQKTHFAEGGTYDQVMKR; translated from the coding sequence ATGAAGAAGTGGAGTGTGGGAATTACCCTGTTACTGGCCTCAACCAGCGTGCTGGCGAAGGATATTCAGCTGCTGAATGTCTCTTACGATCCAACACGTGAACTGTATGAGCAATATAATAAAGCGTTCAGCGCTCACTATAAGCAGGAAACCGGTGACAACGTGGTGATTCGCCAGTCGCACGGCGGTTCCGGCAAACAGGCCACCTCGGTAATTAACGGGATTAAAGCGGATGTTGTTACCCTTGCGCTGGCCTCAGACGTTGATGCCATTGCGGAACGTGGCCGCATTGATAAAAACTGGATCAAGCGCCTGCCGGATAACTCCGCGCCGTACACTTCAACGATTGTTTTCCTGGTACGCAAAGGTAACCCTAAACAGATTCACGACTGGCCGGATTTGATTAAGCCGGGCGTCTCCGTGATTACCCCGAACCCGAAAACTTCCGGCGGCGCACGCTGGAACTATCTCGCAGCCTGGGGATGGGCACTGGATCAGAACAACGGCGATCAGGCGAAAGCACAGGAATACGTTAAGTCGCTGTTTAAGAACGTTGAAGTTCAGGATTCTGGCGCACGTGGCGCCACCAACACCTTCGTTGAACGCGGCATTGGCGATGTGCTGATTGCCTGGGAAAACGAAGCGTACCTGGCGGTGAACAAACTGGGTAAAGATCAGTTTGAAATTATCACCCCGAGCGAATCAATCCTGGCCGAGCCGACCGTTTCCGTGGTGGACAAAGTGGTCGACGAGCGCGATACCCGTAAGGTTGCCGATGAATATCTGAAGTATCTCTATTCGCCGGAAGGCCAGACAATTGCGGCGCAGAACTTCTACCGACCGCGTGATGAGGCGGTGGCGAAGAAATTTGCCAGCACCTTCCAGCCGGTGAAGCTGTTTACCATCGACGGCAAGTTCGGTGGCTGGACGGCGGCGCAGAAAACCCACTTTGCTGAAGGTGGCACCTACGATCAGGTGATGAAGCGTTAA
- a CDS encoding CDP-diacylglycerol diphosphatase has product MHGRKRLAILLVGVIAASAGAMALYFNNNADALWKIVSQQCVAGEQQKNDPAPCSLVSEADGYVVLKDRNGPLQFLLLPIAKITGIESHKLLSPATPNFLSEAWRARHFMEERRGSAINDRVYSLTVNSQWGRTQNQLHVHISCLRPDVRQRLDALDSTLTAQWQTYRLGEHDYVIRAITRDEFKRTSPFIRIANELPDAREKMGRYGVAIAALKDGRRALMVVERNWLLLNRGSAEELQDHSCALLK; this is encoded by the coding sequence ATGCATGGAAGAAAGCGCTTAGCGATTTTGCTGGTGGGGGTGATAGCGGCATCGGCTGGCGCTATGGCTCTGTATTTCAATAACAATGCCGATGCGTTGTGGAAGATTGTTAGCCAGCAGTGCGTGGCGGGCGAGCAGCAGAAAAACGATCCCGCTCCGTGCAGCCTGGTCAGTGAAGCCGATGGTTATGTGGTGCTGAAAGACCGCAACGGTCCGCTGCAGTTTTTACTGCTGCCGATAGCAAAAATCACCGGTATTGAGAGCCACAAACTGTTAAGCCCGGCTACGCCGAACTTTTTATCCGAGGCCTGGCGCGCCCGGCACTTTATGGAAGAACGTCGCGGTTCGGCGATTAATGACCGGGTCTATTCGCTGACGGTGAATTCCCAGTGGGGACGCACGCAGAATCAGCTGCATGTGCATATTTCCTGCCTGCGGCCTGACGTTCGCCAGCGGCTGGATGCACTCGATAGCACGCTGACTGCGCAGTGGCAGACCTACAGACTGGGTGAACATGACTACGTTATACGGGCGATCACCCGCGATGAGTTTAAGCGCACCAGCCCGTTTATCCGCATCGCCAACGAACTGCCCGACGCACGCGAAAAAATGGGCAGGTACGGTGTGGCCATTGCCGCGCTGAAAGACGGGCGGCGAGCGCTGATGGTGGTGGAGCGTAACTGGCTGCTGTTGAACCGGGGCTCTGCGGAAGAGTTGCAGGATCACAGCTGCGCCCTGCTGAAATAG
- a CDS encoding PhzF family phenazine biosynthesis protein — MTQLRPFKQVDVFTSTPFNGNPLAVIMDADGLSDEQMQTIARWTNLSETTFVLPATEPAADYRVRIFTPDMELPFAGHPTLGTAHALLESGIPLNHPQQIVQQCGVGLVKIRIGDDGALAFSSPEAVLTPFSDAPISSALNSDELEEQLPVMVADMGIRWLLVPMKSAEAVLAIKPDAVEFARLIKKSNVNGVMPFGPLKGVADGYEVRGLLIEQGSLTEDPVTGSANACLARYFQARGVELDYVVHQGTAIQRAGRVTVTYASDGVWIGGQTVTVLDGAIRL, encoded by the coding sequence ATGACGCAGCTACGCCCTTTTAAACAGGTTGATGTTTTTACTTCCACGCCGTTTAACGGTAATCCGCTGGCGGTGATTATGGACGCCGACGGCCTGAGCGATGAGCAGATGCAAACCATCGCGCGCTGGACAAATCTTTCCGAAACCACCTTTGTTTTACCGGCAACCGAACCGGCGGCGGATTATCGCGTGCGTATTTTCACCCCGGATATGGAACTGCCGTTTGCCGGTCATCCAACGCTGGGCACGGCGCACGCTCTGCTGGAGTCCGGCATTCCGCTGAACCATCCACAGCAGATCGTGCAGCAGTGCGGCGTCGGGCTGGTGAAGATCCGCATCGGCGATGACGGTGCGCTGGCTTTCTCTTCACCGGAGGCCGTGCTGACGCCGTTCAGCGACGCTCCTATTTCCAGCGCACTCAACAGCGATGAGCTGGAAGAACAGCTGCCGGTGATGGTGGCCGATATGGGGATTCGCTGGCTGCTGGTGCCGATGAAGTCGGCGGAAGCGGTTTTGGCGATCAAACCGGACGCCGTCGAATTTGCCCGACTGATTAAAAAATCCAACGTTAACGGTGTGATGCCGTTTGGGCCGCTAAAAGGCGTTGCTGATGGCTACGAGGTGCGCGGCCTGCTGATTGAACAAGGCTCTCTGACGGAAGATCCGGTGACCGGCAGCGCGAACGCCTGCCTGGCGCGCTATTTCCAGGCGCGGGGCGTGGAGCTGGACTACGTGGTGCATCAGGGAACCGCCATCCAGCGTGCGGGAAGAGTGACCGTGACCTACGCCAGCGACGGCGTATGGATCGGTGGCCAGACGGTCACGGTGCTGGATGGCGCCATCCGACTGTAA
- a CDS encoding glutathione S-transferase family protein, with protein MLKILGRASSINVRKVLWLCDELGIPFEREEWGEGFQSPKESAFKALNPNALIPVIQDDDFILWESNTIIRYLANAYGGEWLYPQDPQSRARVDQWIDWQATELNTAWRYAFMSLVRHSPAHQEPTLLAAACKGWEYTMGILNQQLDKTGAYVSGDTFSLADIPVGLSVNRWYETPLEHAEFPAVRAYYERLTAREGYAAWGRNGTP; from the coding sequence ATGCTGAAAATACTGGGAAGAGCGTCTTCAATCAATGTCAGAAAAGTGCTGTGGCTGTGCGATGAGTTAGGCATCCCCTTTGAGCGCGAAGAGTGGGGCGAAGGTTTCCAGTCGCCGAAAGAAAGCGCCTTTAAAGCGCTGAATCCGAACGCGCTCATTCCGGTTATTCAGGACGATGATTTCATTCTGTGGGAATCCAACACCATTATTCGCTATCTGGCGAACGCCTACGGTGGTGAATGGCTATATCCGCAGGATCCGCAGTCGCGCGCGCGCGTCGATCAGTGGATTGACTGGCAGGCCACCGAACTGAACACCGCCTGGCGCTATGCGTTTATGTCGCTGGTTCGTCATTCCCCGGCGCATCAGGAGCCCACGCTGCTGGCGGCGGCCTGCAAGGGCTGGGAATACACCATGGGGATCCTCAATCAGCAGCTGGATAAAACCGGAGCCTACGTGTCCGGGGACACCTTCTCACTGGCGGACATTCCGGTTGGTCTGTCGGTTAACCGCTGGTATGAAACCCCGCTTGAACATGCCGAGTTTCCTGCCGTGCGCGCCTACTATGAACGTCTTACCGCGCGCGAGGGCTACGCGGCATGGGGACGAAACGGTACGCCTTAG
- the mqo gene encoding malate dehydrogenase (quinone), which produces MRKMAVLLAGLGLTSKAAVEDEKHVDVLLIGGGVMSATLGTYLQELEPNWRIGMVERLDAVAEESSNGWNNAGTGHSALMELNYTPENADGSIDIKKAVEINEAFQISRRFWAHQVERGVLRDPRSFITSVPHISFVWGNDNVSFLKRRYAALQNCSLFREMEYSEDAEQIKQWVPLVMEGRDSDQKVAATRIPIGTDVNFGEVTRQLVTSLKKNPNFSLKNRHEVRKVHRNSDGSWNVTVADLNNDGRQDTIRAKYVFIGAGGAALTLLQESAIPEMKNYAGFPVGGEFLVSENPEVVKRHLAKVYGKASVGAPPMSVPHLDARTLDGKPVLLFGPFATFSTKFLKQGSLWDMFGSITPSNLMPMMRVGMDNFDLVKYLVGQVLLSADDRHKALCEYFPDARKEDWRLVKAGQRVQIIEKDAKKGGVLKLGTEVVTSQDGTISALLGASPGASTAAPIMLDLMSKVFKEQMASSDWQSKLKAIIPFYGQKLNGNVAATEKELADTSRILQLDYAPMTSANDETSEQAAAVVGK; this is translated from the coding sequence ATGCGTAAAATGGCAGTACTTCTGGCGGGGCTGGGTTTGACCAGCAAAGCCGCAGTAGAAGACGAAAAGCACGTTGATGTATTACTGATCGGTGGTGGAGTGATGAGCGCCACGCTTGGTACCTACCTGCAGGAGCTGGAGCCTAACTGGCGGATCGGCATGGTAGAGCGTCTCGATGCAGTCGCCGAAGAGAGTTCCAACGGCTGGAATAATGCCGGTACGGGACACTCAGCGCTGATGGAACTGAATTACACTCCGGAAAATGCCGATGGATCTATCGACATTAAGAAAGCGGTAGAAATTAACGAAGCGTTCCAGATTTCACGCCGTTTCTGGGCACACCAGGTTGAACGTGGCGTATTACGCGATCCGCGCAGCTTTATTACCAGCGTGCCGCACATCAGCTTCGTCTGGGGCAACGATAACGTCAGTTTCCTGAAACGTCGCTACGCGGCGCTGCAAAACTGCAGCCTGTTCCGCGAGATGGAATATTCAGAAGACGCGGAACAAATCAAACAGTGGGTGCCGCTGGTCATGGAAGGTCGCGACAGCGATCAGAAAGTTGCCGCCACCCGCATTCCGATCGGTACTGACGTCAACTTTGGTGAAGTGACCCGCCAGCTGGTCACCTCGCTGAAGAAGAACCCGAACTTCAGCCTGAAAAATCGTCACGAAGTGCGCAAGGTCCACCGTAACAGCGACGGCAGCTGGAACGTGACCGTGGCCGACCTGAACAACGACGGCAGGCAGGACACTATCCGCGCCAAATATGTCTTTATCGGTGCCGGTGGCGCGGCGCTGACGCTGCTACAGGAATCGGCGATCCCTGAAATGAAAAACTACGCAGGCTTCCCCGTGGGCGGCGAGTTTCTGGTCAGCGAAAATCCGGAAGTGGTGAAGCGCCATCTGGCGAAGGTATACGGCAAAGCGTCCGTCGGCGCACCGCCGATGTCCGTTCCGCACCTGGATGCCCGTACGCTGGACGGCAAGCCGGTTCTGCTGTTCGGTCCGTTCGCCACCTTCTCCACCAAATTCCTCAAGCAGGGTTCGCTGTGGGATATGTTTGGCTCCATTACGCCATCCAACCTGATGCCGATGATGCGCGTGGGGATGGATAACTTCGATCTGGTGAAATATCTGGTCGGCCAGGTCCTGCTCAGCGCTGACGATCGCCACAAGGCGCTGTGCGAATACTTCCCGGACGCGCGCAAAGAGGACTGGCGGCTGGTGAAAGCCGGTCAGCGGGTGCAGATTATTGAGAAAGATGCCAAAAAAGGCGGCGTACTGAAGCTGGGAACCGAAGTGGTCACCTCACAGGACGGCACTATCTCCGCACTGCTGGGCGCATCCCCGGGCGCGTCAACGGCTGCGCCGATTATGCTGGATCTGATGAGCAAAGTGTTCAAAGAGCAGATGGCGTCGTCAGACTGGCAGAGCAAACTGAAAGCGATTATTCCGTTCTATGGCCAGAAGCTGAACGGTAACGTCGCCGCCACGGAGAAAGAGCTGGCGGACACCAGCCGCATCCTGCAGCTGGACTACGCGCCAATGACCTCTGCCAACGATGAAACCAGCGAACAGGCAGCAGCCGTCGTCGGGAAGTAA
- the yhjD gene encoding inner membrane protein YhjD, translated as MADTQRRDPQATHTAEKPLINIKTGNHTVDKSITRVSRLVSWFRAIPAVAHFIRAGERFNDRLGSQFGAAITYFSFLSLIPILMVSFAAVGFLLASNQDLLTELIDKIVTSISDPALAATLKNTVNTAIQQRTTVGITGLLVALYSGISWMGNLREAIRAQSRDVWERTPQDQEKVWFKYSRDFISLTGLVLALIITLSLTSIAGAAQASIVRALGLEDIEWLRPAMTTIALSISIFANYLLFLWIFWILPRHKPRKKALLRGTLLAAIGFEVIKFIMTLTLPKLASSPSGAAFGSVLGLMAFFYFFARLTLFCAAWIATAQYKDDPEPVGK; from the coding sequence ATGGCGGATACTCAACGGCGCGATCCCCAGGCAACACACACGGCGGAAAAACCGCTGATCAACATCAAAACCGGGAACCATACGGTCGATAAATCCATCACCCGGGTTTCCCGGCTGGTCAGCTGGTTCCGTGCCATTCCGGCGGTAGCGCATTTCATTCGTGCGGGTGAACGATTTAACGATCGGCTCGGCAGCCAGTTTGGTGCGGCGATTACCTATTTCTCATTTCTCTCGCTGATCCCTATCCTGATGGTGTCTTTTGCCGCCGTCGGATTTTTGCTTGCCTCAAATCAGGATCTCCTGACCGAGCTGATCGATAAGATCGTTACCAGCATCAGCGATCCCGCACTGGCGGCCACATTAAAAAATACGGTAAATACGGCGATTCAACAGCGTACCACGGTTGGGATAACCGGCCTGCTGGTGGCGCTGTATTCGGGTATCAGCTGGATGGGTAATCTGCGTGAAGCGATACGCGCTCAGTCCCGTGATGTCTGGGAGCGGACGCCGCAGGATCAGGAAAAAGTCTGGTTCAAATATTCCCGAGATTTTATTTCGCTGACGGGGCTGGTGCTGGCGTTGATTATCACGCTGTCGCTGACCTCCATTGCCGGCGCGGCCCAGGCGTCGATCGTACGGGCGCTGGGGCTGGAGGATATCGAGTGGCTGCGCCCGGCCATGACGACCATTGCGCTGTCGATCTCCATCTTTGCCAACTATCTGCTGTTCCTGTGGATTTTCTGGATCCTCCCGCGCCACAAGCCGCGTAAAAAGGCGCTGCTGCGCGGGACACTGCTGGCGGCGATTGGCTTTGAGGTGATTAAGTTTATTATGACCCTGACGCTGCCGAAGCTGGCTTCCTCACCGTCCGGTGCCGCTTTCGGTTCCGTGCTGGGGCTGATGGCGTTTTTCTATTTCTTTGCCCGCCTGACGCTGTTCTGCGCGGCATGGATCGCCACCGCGCAGTATAAAGACGACCCGGAGCCGGTCGGAAAATAA
- a CDS encoding LysE family translocator → MLDLSFVSYVTVMSITPGPNNLMLATSGVNFGMRRTLPMVTGIMLGCALQTALAGALLEVLLTWMGAIRLPLTLLGCGYLLWLSWKIFRSGAPELRGKARPMTMTGGALFQAVNPKAWLMAINVALMYTVNSSILAVMIGFMVLNLPCILVWAMMGDRLGKHLQVQWKLQLFNTVMALSLLATTLWMLVEAIQMA, encoded by the coding sequence ATGCTCGATCTCTCTTTTGTCAGCTACGTCACCGTTATGTCAATCACGCCAGGCCCCAACAACCTGATGCTGGCGACCTCCGGGGTCAATTTTGGTATGCGCCGTACTTTACCGATGGTCACCGGGATTATGCTGGGCTGTGCGCTACAGACCGCACTGGCCGGGGCGCTGCTGGAAGTCCTGCTGACGTGGATGGGAGCGATCCGCCTGCCGCTGACGCTGCTGGGCTGCGGCTATCTGCTGTGGCTGTCGTGGAAGATTTTTCGTTCCGGTGCGCCGGAGCTACGCGGAAAAGCGCGTCCGATGACGATGACAGGCGGTGCGCTGTTTCAGGCGGTCAATCCAAAAGCCTGGCTGATGGCGATCAACGTGGCGCTGATGTATACCGTTAACAGCAGCATTCTGGCGGTGATGATCGGCTTTATGGTACTGAACCTGCCCTGCATCCTGGTCTGGGCGATGATGGGCGATCGCCTGGGTAAGCATCTGCAGGTGCAGTGGAAGCTGCAGCTGTTTAATACGGTGATGGCGCTGTCGCTGCTGGCCACCACGCTGTGGATGCTGGTAGAAGCGATCCAGATGGCGTAA
- a CDS encoding SDR family NAD(P)-dependent oxidoreductase produces the protein MSEKIALITGGSRGLGQNAALKLAQKGINIILTWHSQEQEAQAVVAQIQALGARAVALQLDVGDSSRFDAFAGRVRQTLQEVWQRDSFDYLFNNAGTGLYTPFADTTEAQFDQLVNVHFKGPFFLTQKLLPLIADGGRILNVSSGLARFTLPGSGAYAAVKGAMEVLTRYQAKELGARGIAVNILAPGAIETDFGGGRVRDDAAMNAAIAAQTALGRVGLPDDIGNAVAALLSEECRWVNGQRIEASGGMFL, from the coding sequence ATGAGCGAGAAAATTGCACTGATCACCGGCGGAAGCCGCGGTTTAGGCCAGAATGCAGCGTTAAAACTGGCACAGAAAGGGATTAATATCATTCTGACCTGGCACAGTCAGGAACAGGAAGCGCAGGCGGTCGTCGCGCAAATTCAGGCACTGGGTGCGCGTGCAGTGGCGCTACAGCTGGATGTGGGCGACAGCAGCCGCTTCGATGCCTTTGCCGGACGCGTGCGGCAAACGCTGCAGGAAGTGTGGCAGCGTGACAGCTTTGATTACTTATTCAACAATGCAGGAACCGGCCTCTATACGCCGTTTGCCGACACGACCGAAGCGCAGTTTGACCAGTTGGTGAACGTCCATTTCAAGGGGCCGTTCTTCCTGACTCAAAAGCTGCTGCCGCTGATTGCCGACGGCGGGCGCATTCTGAATGTGTCCAGCGGGCTGGCGCGCTTTACGCTGCCGGGTTCCGGTGCTTACGCGGCCGTTAAAGGGGCGATGGAAGTGCTGACGCGCTATCAGGCTAAAGAGCTGGGAGCGCGCGGCATTGCGGTCAATATCCTCGCTCCCGGCGCAATCGAGACGGATTTTGGCGGTGGTCGGGTACGTGATGATGCCGCGATGAATGCGGCGATTGCCGCACAGACCGCGCTGGGCCGCGTGGGCCTGCCGGACGATATCGGCAACGCCGTCGCCGCTCTGCTGAGCGAGGAGTGCCGCTGGGTTAACGGCCAGCGTATTGAAGCGTCAGGCGGTATGTTCCTGTAA